The Sagittula stellata E-37 sequence GTGGCGTCGGGCCAGCCGTTCGAAGGCTGCATCGGCGCCGCGGCAGAGACCTGCATGGAGCGCAACGGCTCGGCCACCGTGGTGATGAGCGCCTGCTACGACAAGGAAGCGCAGTGGTGGGATTCGCGCCTGAACGCGATCTACTCAGACGTGATGGCGCAGGCCAGGGACATGGACACGGAGAACGGCGAACATGCGCCCAGCCAGGCGGATGCCCTGCGCCGGATGCAGCGGGCCTGGATCGATTACCGTGACGAGACCTGCAGCTACGAGGCCAGCCAGTGGGGCGGCGGCACGGGCGCGGGTCCGGCCTTCAACGCCTGCCTGATGCGGATGACGGCGGAGCAGAGCCACTACCTCGAAACCGCGACGCTCAACTGATGCTGCCGCCGGCCCGGACATATGCGGCGCTCAGGGCGGCTTTCCGGTGGGAGATCCCCGACCGGCTGAACATGGCCGAGCAGGTCTGCGACGGATGGGCCAACCGCGAACCGGAGCGGCTGGCGATCCTCGACCTTTCGGAGGACCGGCCCGAGCGGGTGTCCTATGCCCGGCTGCACGCGTTGTCCCTGCGGGTGGAGGATGTGCTGCGACGCAAGGGCGTGGCCGAAGGCGACCGGGTGGGCGTGCTGCTGAGCCAGTCGGCGCTGTGCGCAGCGGCGCATGTGGCGGCATGGCGGATGGGGGCGATCAGCGTGCCGCTCTTCAAGCTGTTCCGGGAAGATGCGCTGCGTGCGCGGCTGGAGGACAGCGGCGCGCAGGTGGTGGTGACGGACACGGAAGGATCGGGCATGCTCGCACCCTTCGGTGTGGCGCCGGTTACCCGCGCCGACCTGCCCGAAGAGGGCCGGGGCGCGGATGCGGCCCAAACCGGGCCGGAGACGCCGGCAGTGCTGATCTACACCTCCGGCACGACGGGCAAACCAAAGGGCGCGCTGCACGGCCATCGCGTGCTGACCGGCCATCTGCCGGGCGTCGAGATGAGCCACGACTTCCTGGGGCAGGCGGGTGACATGCTCTGGACCCCGGCGGACTGGGCGTGGATCGGCGGGCTCTTCGACGTGCTGATGCCCGGACTGGCACTGGGCGTGTCGGTGGTGGCCGTGCGGGAGGCAAAATTTTCGCCGAAAATTTTGGCGCGCGTGGCGAAGGCCGGTGCCCGGAACGTCTTCCTGCCGCCCACTGCCTTGCGGATGATGAAGGCGGAGGGCGCCTCGGTCCGGGGGTTGCGGTCGGTGGCTTCGGGCGGCGAGCCGCTTGGCGCCGAGATGCTGGCCTGGGGCCGCGCGGCGTTTGATGTCACGATCAACGAGTTCTACGGCCAGACCGAGTGCAACATGGTGGCGTCGAGTTGCAGCGCGCTGTTCGACGTGCGGCCCGGCCACATCGGCCGCGCGGCGCCGGGGTTCGATGTCGGCGTGATCGACGCGGACGGGCAGGAGACGCACGGCGAGGGCGACATCGCGATCCGGCGCGGCGCAGGGTCCATGATGCTGGAATACTGGAACGATCCTGCCGCCACGGCCGCGAAGTTCCGGGGCGACTGGCTGGTGACCGGGGACCGGGGCGCGATCGAGGACGGCTTCATCCGGTTCGTCGGTCGTGAGGACGATGTCATAACATCCGGCGGCTACAGGATCGGCCCGGCAGAGATCGAGGACTGCCTGATGACCCATCCGGGCGTGGCCACGGTGGGAGTCGTCGGCAAGCCCGACCCGCTGCGCACCGAGATCGTGAAGGCCTACGTGGTGCCGAAGCCGGGGGCTTCGGTGACGCCGGAGGAGTTGCAGGACTGGGTAAAGGCACGGCTGGCCGCGCACAGCTATCCGCGCGAGGTGGCACTGGTCGAGGACCTGCCGATGACCGTGACCGGCAAGGTGATCCGCAAGGAGCTGAAGCGCCAGGCCACCGCAGAGACGGAAGGGGGCAGGGCGTGACGGTCTCGCACTCTGATCCCGTGTCACGTGTGGAGCGGTCCCGCCACGCCGCGCGGACCGCACCGCGAGGGCCTGTAGCGATGCGCCTTGTGCTGGGTCTTTGTCTGATGGCCTGCCCGGCTTTGGCACAGACGGGGGAAGAGGCGCCGCAGTACGCGCCTTTACCGAGCTTCGGGGCGTGCATGGACGAGGAGGCGGCGCGCTACGAACGCGCCCTGAAACGGCTGAACGAGATGCCCGACGCGCAGGAGTTCGAGATCGGAGACACCCGTGGAACCGGCTATTGCGGATCGGTGGGCTTTGTCCATTGCGATCGGAAG is a genomic window containing:
- a CDS encoding lysozyme inhibitor LprI family protein, whose product is MMHRVMVMARLATPVWVVFGMAFAVPVALPVTAAAQDIVFSPQDTADCVASGQPFEGCIGAAAETCMERNGSATVVMSACYDKEAQWWDSRLNAIYSDVMAQARDMDTENGEHAPSQADALRRMQRAWIDYRDETCSYEASQWGGGTGAGPAFNACLMRMTAEQSHYLETATLN
- a CDS encoding AMP-binding protein — translated: MLPPARTYAALRAAFRWEIPDRLNMAEQVCDGWANREPERLAILDLSEDRPERVSYARLHALSLRVEDVLRRKGVAEGDRVGVLLSQSALCAAAHVAAWRMGAISVPLFKLFREDALRARLEDSGAQVVVTDTEGSGMLAPFGVAPVTRADLPEEGRGADAAQTGPETPAVLIYTSGTTGKPKGALHGHRVLTGHLPGVEMSHDFLGQAGDMLWTPADWAWIGGLFDVLMPGLALGVSVVAVREAKFSPKILARVAKAGARNVFLPPTALRMMKAEGASVRGLRSVASGGEPLGAEMLAWGRAAFDVTINEFYGQTECNMVASSCSALFDVRPGHIGRAAPGFDVGVIDADGQETHGEGDIAIRRGAGSMMLEYWNDPAATAAKFRGDWLVTGDRGAIEDGFIRFVGREDDVITSGGYRIGPAEIEDCLMTHPGVATVGVVGKPDPLRTEIVKAYVVPKPGASVTPEELQDWVKARLAAHSYPREVALVEDLPMTVTGKVIRKELKRQATAETEGGRA